The genomic stretch AAGGGGGGCACTCTAATAACAGAAACATTTCATCACATTTAAGGTTTTAAAGTATTCCTCTGTTGGAGTATTGTCTATGACCAGAATGATATGACCTAGGGACCATACCACAGAAGAATGAATCAGAATGCTACATGCTTAGTATTATAATGAGGGATATTATAAGGATTATATAAGCTAGAATGCAGGAAAGAAATAGCATGTATCCCAAAGAATGAAACAATGAATCATGATAAATCTAACAGATCCAAAGAATATGATACTCCAGAATATTAAATATTATGAACCTGCGCATACTGCCTTTTCCACCTGTGCGGACTGCACCAGCCATCTTGATAAGCTTCTCACGATTCATCTGCCAGAATAATAAAGTTTAAATTGCAGCATCAAGTGTTGTACTAATCTGACAAAGGAGGATATGTCACTATACATGgaaattattatgaaaaatcacaCAAACAAATGAACCCAACTTGTTAGATCAATTTAACCACAACAAcaaagccttttcccactaggttaGATCAATTTAACCAAATGAAAAAAACCATTTGAAGCATGAGCAATTAGATAATTGaattgagatgatataggaattACACATTATTATTATGCAAATACCTGTTGGTATTAAGATCATTCAAAGCTTTAATCAAACCAAAACAAAAATTGAACTTCAGCATTATCAGAAGTGGCTCAAATCAGCAGTTATCATAAACCATAGGCCAATAAATGATCACTACTAATTCAATCCTGCCAAACTTTCTAGATTTGCATCAAAACTCCCAGTAGCAATAAGTACTCAATGAATACAAAAGCATGCACATGCACCTAGCTCTAGGGCATTTAAAAATCTTGAAGGCTTCCTTCAATGTACTAAATGAGAGATTTTCCACAAGTTACTGTGGCATATGAGGATGCACCTTGCCAAGAGAACAAAAAAATATATGAACCATTCTGAATCTAATGAACCATCACCATGAAAGTTGGACAAAACTGAATTGGGATAAAGCAATCTCAGCCAATCCAATGGGCTTCTATGACACAATTTGTTAAGGATCCACCGTTATAAATGACACACGAAAAGATGATGGATAAAAAGCATTAAGAAGTTTTTATCCTAAAATGGTAATTTAAATAGACAAGCTGCCCCCAAGTAGTTGGGATTAACACAGCTTGTTGTTGCACGACAAGTGTGAAATTTAAAAGGTAAAATCAAATATCACTCATCCCATCAATATAATCAAATCAAATCCTACCTGGAACAATGATAACAATCCTATAAAGCTCTTAAAACAATTCCTCATGATGTGCATACACAATCATATTAACCATCAACCGACGGTAAAACCACCACGCAATCTTCCGGACAAATTACTATGCTTTGGAAGCACATTCTGCAGTCCACTCACTGACCGCAGAATTAATTGGCAAGAGAGAAAGCCCTAATCTCAAACAatctgacaaaaaaaaaaagaagagaaggatctCGGAAACAATTTAATCTACAACCATCCATCAAATGCTGTACGAGAGAAAGAGTTGAGGAAGCTCTTACGATCGTAATGGATGCAACGTCGGCGGCGGCGAGATGGAGATGCCCTTGCAGTGCGGCGCGAAGCTGCGCAGTAGTCAAGGGTTAATGGAGAGGCATCCCCGTCCCTACTTATTACACGTGGCCCAACGGCCCAAACATAATTCACGGCCTAAATTGACTGGGCCGGGCCGGATATGATCAGTTCTCCTGACGTCATGGGTTTCTTCGTTCTCGTGATGCATATAATATTAAATCACTATAATAAAATATTCAATTCAGATACATACAAATACTAACAATGATACTGCTGAGGATCGGATatttagatgatttacaaatttaTATCTCTGAAATGATAAAAGTCTGTCTTCACTTACATTCTTCCATGCGACATATATAGTTTGAAGATTGTTCAGTCAGACTACATACGTTTATTCAACTAAAACGCAGAAAAAAAGAATATGATAAAAATCCAAAAGAATCACTGGACCTGAAAGCACCTCATTATATAGACACTTGCTACCAAATGAAGGATTTACATTGGCAACTCAGTAACAGATTAAGTTGCATTTATATATCATACTGAATGCAAGGCATATCGCGGCTATAGCTCTGAGTAGGATCTCCCTTGAAGAACATAGCAGCCATCTGAAGAAGCTTCGATTTGCTATGTGGAAGCCAACTTCAGTTACAGATATCGAATCGCCACCCTCCAAGCGAAAAAGATTTACCAGTATCTCGGCTCTTCCTTTAGAGAAGTATTTGCAGGTAAATGCACCTTCAAAATAACATAGCAGCCGAGTTTAAGGAcgcaattaattattaaatatgttCATAACCATTCTAGTTTGTGACAAGTCCACATAAGATAACTGTAACTTACCTGGTTAGCAAGGGGAAGAATAGACTGGAAAAGATTATCATCGATTAACACAGGCAATGAAGGCATCTGACTCATAATGCCCGGGGCGACACTCATGCTGTTTAAAGAGGAAGTTTCCTTTCAAATTCTGTATAAAAAACTCAACCGAAGGATGCGACTTGAGAAACTCAAAAGTAGATCATACCTAGTTAAAATGTTGGTTATGTTTTCTCTGGTGCAATAGAATAGGTTGATGTTATCTTGAACCTGAAATGTATCGGAGAAACAAAATGTTTTCAGAAAGTTGATCATTGTCTCCTTTAGAAGTATTTGAGGAGTCCACAAATGATTCTTGGCAAAATGTtaataaaaagaagaaaatcatccATTGGTCAAACATAAACACGCTTAAATAAATCATTTGTGAGTATAACTTAGAGATTATATGTAAAAATATGAGATACTTCTATATTATTTTTGGATACTGTCATTTATTGATCCTCAGCACAGTTTTTGTATGGAATTTAGATCTTGGAAAATTATTAACATGTAGCTACTTGGCAAGGggtttcattttcttttaaataGATGATTATTAAAATTGCTTATTCCATGAGAAGTTAGTGAAACAATTAGCTATGATAATAATCTATGAATTGTGGAATCAGTTGGAATTTGATAACAATTAGCTCAATAACTAAAGTAAGTTTATAGGCTAAAGGAAGACAATTGCAAACTAATTTTCTTTTGTTTAGTTAACTACAGTCTACAGAAGCTATTTTCTATATCCTTCCCATATCTCCTTTACATTTCCTATTCCTTGTATATTCCATCATCCTCGTCGCGGTTACTATAGTTCTTTCTTATTTATATATTCCCAAATGACAAGAAGGAATGCCACCTTCTTAGTGTAAAAAGGTATAAATAAAAACCTCAACTCAATCACAAAGGTTGACCTTGATCATGAGTATTCATACAATAATATTAACATAAAACTtgaatgcaagaaggaaaaatGTTAGTAGAGGGTGTATAATATCAACCTTACTCAGTTCAAGGTTTGATCCAATCTGACTAAGAAGATTAAAATTCTCCATTAGAAGGCTCTGTGTCTCAAAGTTTATTGGAGTAGctgttgaaaaacaaaaaaagttattattgagAAGGGAAAAGcaaaatgaaagtgaaaaagGTAAATAATCAAACAGAAAATGGGAACTATCCATGATTATAACTgaattttagaagagaactatgcAAAATTGTGTGCTTGCTTGACTACTACTAATTGTTAATGGCAAGACCAGAGCCAGTTTGCAGtgataaaatattttgaacatAATAACTAACAAATCATTAGTtgttgtttgaatcctttagttGGTGATAAGTATATAGGATAAATATACCAACTTTTGCTTACAACGAATTAAGAAGTTGTGCATCAACTCATGATGTGAAAAGTATATGGATACAAAGCATGAACACACAACATGATATGAcctgaattttttttctaaaaacaagCAAGATGTATGTTCCACAACTCAAGGAAACCTACACATGCTCAAGTTCAAGACATGGTTGAAACAAGCAGGAGGTCAATCTTATAATGGCAATCACCAATCATGGCCTACAAGTGTCGAGGAAGTTCCAACATCCGAGTTTTGTGGCCAATAAGAGCACTTGAGTGAAGATTTCTAACGAACGACGAATGCCCGTAGATTTGGCAAGTGAAGAAAACACTAGCCCCTAAGTACACCTCTTACTCGTGTCAACCAGCACCACCTCATATCGACACACGTTATGCAGCTCCATATCAAAACTAACCACGTAAACATGATATCAAAACAAGACTTTTTAAACCTCAGATTCAGCTATATGTTGACAAATCTATTATCATTCATATAGATTGCAAAATGACTTCTTTGAGGGAAGATTGTAGAATGATTCTAATGATCTCGTGCTTATTCATATCATTCCCTTTCAAGTGATATCACTGAAACTATGATATGCAATTGTACATGAATTAAgtattaacatctataaaaaccACCTAATAATATTCTATCTTCAACCAAAatcaaataatttgaaaaaataactaTGGTGGTGGGCCTCCATACACTTTTCTTTTTCCCATCTCATGAAGCTATTTCTTACTTTTGTAGTTGTTGAAGGGCAAGGACCATTCAAAAAGAAGTAACCTGAGTACTACTCCCTCCTTTTACAATTCTGTGAAGAACACAATCAAAACCTGAGTACTACTCCCTCCTTTTACAATTCTGTGAAGAAAAAATATATGTGAAGAAAAAGGAAACTAAACTCCAGGAATCTTAAAACCATAGTAAACTCCACAAACATAGGAATCTTCGGGGCACAACCACATGCCATACTTCAATAAAATTTCATCAGATCATGGTACATACATCAAAAGAACCAAACAATCAAAATAAACACATTCCAGTCCCTACGGTTCTCAaaccaaatcctcatgaaagaaaTGCAAATATATGTAGGGGAATACATTTCCACAGAAATAATCAAACATAGTAAAAAAGAACTCTTGAGAAACATACAcatcaaaattttcatttctTACATTAGAAAGGCACATTTAAAGCACTTTATAAGGTGACTACTGAATTTTGCACTTTGATTATTTAAGTTATATAAGATAATTCTATCCTCAATTTCCTTAGTTTAGAATCACAACAAGAGGTTCACTATGAAACAAGATTAAATTATGATAATAGTACTTTAAATAACCTTGACAAAGTTGATTATTGCTCGGCACATCATGCACCCTCAATGAAAAGGTGGCCACGCTCTCTGGTTGCAAAGAATGCACGGTGCTCAGTGAGGAAGTATACACAATCTTTTCCTGAAGAAAATTTCCACATCAGCATCTTAGTAACATATGAGCTACAATATAAGATATAAAACTTCCCATAGTCCTCCAGTATGTTCCCATACAACAAGAAAAGCAACCGATATGTAACTTATTTCATTCAACTCATTCTAACTTTTTCTTATAACTATGATGGACATCAGAGAACTAAAAAATCTACAAATGACATGGATGTAATTTTTATATACCAGTAATAAGTGATCAAATAGACGGAGAATATATACAgttgaaaagaaaaagaataccAAACTATTACTATTAAGATTGAACAAACATGGAAACAAATAAATGATATTTGCAACCAGCAGTATAGAAAATTTTATCAGGTAggagatttgctttcctttaccTTCTTTTCAACATGGTAATTTTCTAATCTGCGTCTTTTACCACTCTCCTCGTTCtacaaaaaaaatcataatatcaGTTAGAAGTACCTTGTAAAAAGTGCACAAATAACTAAAAAAGATAAAGATTTGTTACATAGTGTACTTCTTGAGAAGCATCACAAAAACCCAAGTACATCCCCAGTGATGATtttatcaaagaagaaataaaatagaaCTGATGATagaattgaatttcaaaattatgataGTGGTAGACCATTTATTTCATAAATCTTTCAGGAGAATATCTAATTACAATGATTACTAATGCTGACAGTGACATTCTCAATAAGTCTGTATTTATAGATTTTCTGAAGTTTCAGCATTTGGATGCAAAAAGAAACGAAAGTATAAAGGTTTTCAAACATACTCTTTCCTTGGTCACATTGAAGTTTGAGGATGATGAATAACATTGTTTTCAATGATCATGATTTTTCTGAGCCTTTCTGATCTTTCACCGTGAGACATGCATTACTAGTCTCTCAAGAAGGTGTATAgtacattcattttttttttgggttaTTGGTTTAACATCCTGTCATGCATGGAAGGCGCCCAACTCAGACATTTCAACATTTATGATGCTTGATTAGAAGATTTGCTTTTCACTTAATGGGTTTGCATATGAACTACAGAAAAGAAATAAATCTCCaagttttttgaaataaaagtgaAACATCTCCTTCTATGAATATATTTAACTGCTATGCTATGAATTGATGTATGTGATGGACTAAGGATGTGAAAGGCTTGCGTTCAAAATGTTTTGCAACTATGGAGTATAAAAAAATGTCAAATTCTATACATGTTTAAGTGAATACTCAACCATCAACTGGCACTTCATTGCAACATCCCTCACTGTCTTCTCAGGCAGCTTAGCTGCTATCTTGATATATTTCATTATATTAATAGGCTCAGTAGAATATCTGGACATTTGACATAAAACAATAATGTCAAGCAAAAATTAGTGAAAAACAGGAAATGGGAATACGAGTAACATGTAAAAGGACTACATTTTCTAGTGATATCTAAATCAAACACCATTATGGAAATAGATAATTCATCTCCATGATCAAGTTCAATTAAGATATTGAAATACTATGGTTCCACATTTCATCATCCCTCAAGAAACTAAAATCTTTGCAgaatataaataaactaaaaaaaaacctAACAAACTAACCAAGAAACAAAAAAGGCTAGAATCCATGACACGCTTATTAGGAAAAAACAAGAGCATATGTACAATGACAACAAGTCACATGTCTCAAATTTTAGTTTGGCTACAAGGACAATGCTTATTTAACCATACAGTATCAATTACTACTACAAAAGTGatcgatattttttttatattatctaTGCATTCAAgtaggataaaatttatttaatatagatgatgatatatagTAGGGATAAAGCTAATGACCTAAAAGGATCTATATAGCCGGTCTCACTTAATAAAATAAggcttggttattgttgttgtataTGCATTCAAGAAGTAAAGAATCAAGAAAGACTAAAATCAACAAGAAAATTCAACTTACTCCGTGAGGCCTTGTCTCAACACATATAATTCTTCCAAAGACCAATGGGTAGTCACCGTTGCAGGGTGCTTGGCAGGGGGCATGGGATCTAGAATGATGTTACCTGAAAGATTACCTGGCAGTGGCATCACAGAAGCAGTATGACTTTGAGTGCCAGGGTTGCCAGGCAAGATCATTCCTGCCATAGTGCTAATTTCACCTGAATTATACATTCCCTCTGATACCAACCCTATTGCCACTGGTTGAAACGATACTACATTCTGATTGCTAAGAGATGGAGGAAAGACTCTTCCATTGTGAAAATTCAAGTTATGGTCCGCCTCCATTCTTCTTTATCTGTTGAAACAAACAACAGTCCACGAACAAATTGAAGAGCCAGAACTTCCTGAAAACCTCTGAACTGTTATATTTAAGTTGACAATTTATTTGCGATGCTACATCAGTATCAACCACAACTATGTCCAATCAAAATTAAAGATCAAAATTCTCAGAAGAGCTCCGAACAGCCAGTCTTCCAAATTTCCTCCCTAACAATCTAAGAAAACCTTGCTTCTGATCTCTGAACAAAAGATATCCAATCACCACCGGAACGATCGAAGAAAAGGTTGCTTCTTCTCCCTATTTGAGAAGAAAagtaaatatcaaattaaaattcgCACCCTAACAATGAGGATGCAAGGTCTTATCGAAAGCCGCCGAAAAGAACGCTCCTTTTTCCGTTCAAAACCATCGGGTGAAACAATCAAGGATTATCTACcaaaaaaatttgtttttttttttttgtatgagaAGGAATGTAAAGAGATGGAATGAACACCAAGAAATCCTTCGCaaaaacacttttttttttttttattcgcgCAAAAACCTTCAGCGTCGGGCAACCATATTTGCAGATACAGCGCGCGTCGACAAAAGAAGCGTACCACCCTCCGATTCTGCAAATTCCTTTCTAGCATGGGATTGCAGACAAGACAGAAAGGGGGTTCTAAATTGGGATCGCGACTCACCGTATTAAGCAAAGCGGCAGTACAAATCCCAACGCAGTCAATCTATTGACGGGTGTAGTTGCCACTTCTGGCGGAATCTTTGGCTGCCCATCCctcactactactactactactactcacTGCTATCCGGCCTCGCGCTTCTTCGTTCCCTTCCTCTCAAACTTACTTCAACTTTTCCTTTTCGGTTGCTGGATTTTAATACGCTTCTCTGCTTTTGGTTTGTTATGCTTTTACTCCCACTTCGGTTCGACTTCCTTTTCCATTACTACAGCCACAAAGTGGTTTGGTGCTCATTCCCCAATCCAATTTCTTGATTCCATTCTCACCACTCTGCATCCGTTGGGACACTGTTGGACCATGATTAGTTCCCAGACAGTGAGCAACTGCGAACTGTTCAGGGAATTCATGGGGGACAAGAATTTGACGACCTTTTTGCAGTGGAAGAAACTAGGGGTGAAAAAAATCAgagctttcttttgttttttttattattactcgaagaaaatataaaaaagaggAGGGCATAATAAGTAAATAACTCATTGCTTAAAAACATTAAAGAAACATTTCACATAGTGCAAATAtttatttgaaattcaattttaacAGGGGAAAAGTATATTAGTTTTagcctaattaaatgaattattacATAACGGATTTGATTGTTTCTTGTGTTCGACTAAAAAATTTTCTTACACATAAATATAAGAAatagcaataaatgcatcatgttcAAATGCCCAAAAAAtcattattaattataattataaaaaaaatattatatttatttcagtcaTCTTTCTTTcgtcatttaattttaaattatataaaaaaattataaaatcaacTATATAATTATTACGATAGCAAAAGACGAATACATTCATACTTAATATCCTCATCAATTCGTCTCAAGATTAAcacgaaaaaaataaataatgaatgattattaatttttaaaataatgattaatatataaaaaaaatatttatattgattttattaaaattcgAATCCTAAATTTCATAATGATACTTCATACACTACCCATTAAATCATTCAGAAGAAAAAACTATATAACTATCAGGAACGATACACTAATCAATCTCAATCACACAAGTATGGGCGAGAATAGGAGTGCAGAGGATATCATTGTTTATCGAGTGGGATTGCAATAATTAATTCGACCAATCAATTTAAAAATCGAAGGGCCATTAAACGAACGACTTCCAATCAGAATTGAATTGAATATTAATGGATTTGACGGAACCATTTTGTGGCTCGGAGCTTATCTGCACATTGCCAACTGTCAAATCAAACTGTCAATTGTCACACGAACTGGCAGCTGCAAAGCTTCAAATTTAAGGCAACACTGATTAATCATgcagtaaaaaaaaatcaatatggCATCCCAAAgattaccttttttttttaacaaaataaaataataagatgcTCTATTTTTCAAAAACGCCGTCACTTTtagtatattataataattacgaTTAACTAATCCAACCTACGATATTATTTAACTGTGCCTCCGGGATACGGTGCGATGTGAACAGCGAGAATGAACTCCTATTCGGTAAAGGTTTAAATGATCACGTTGAAAATGTTTGAATACTTATAGAGTTTGAACCTCTAGTGATTTCGTGTAATTCATTCTGATTCATCTATACTTTTGAATTTATCTTAATAGTTGATCAAAAATTTTCTAtatactttttaaatttatcttaatagttatcaaaaaatttcatagaataaatgaaatcggtcattttcaaaattaattagctccaaaaattaaatataattatgtAATAACCTTTAGTAacttctatgatttttttttaagtgcCCCATATACAAACAGAATCTTTTGGTCTTTTGGTCTGTATTTTATGGATTAAAAGATGGACCACAGAGGTTGACTGGTTGATTTGAATGGATCTCATCTACTAAATAGATAGGGTCTATTCAAATCAGCTAATGAATACAATGGTTCATCCTCTAAACTATAAAATGTGGTCCAAATCATTCGTTCTCCTCGAGGTATAGTCGAGTTGACTAGCATATGACAAATTTATAGACAGGGGAATTAGCTTCCGATATGAtgattgatcctgttcgaaatcTAAGTCGGATGAGCTGTTACTGACGTTGATGGAGGGACGACTGAGACACCTTTTTCGTATGCACTTACAGAAATGGACTCTCACGTGGTACTAACAGACGACGATGACTGAGCCGGCAGTACCTGAGCTCTGTGCACACTCAGACAAACATACGGACGTTAATTAGAGGCcagaaaccaaggaaaaagtctccggagcaggccctccgacgcttaagtcaagtACTTTTCCCCCATAAGAACATTCtatgaaagaaaaagaaagtaGAAGACAAATGTGAATGTGCGCGAGAGCGTACCTACGCAAGGGAgagaacctccctttttatatgatagtGCTTACCTTTTGGAACTTGACTGATGTCAGAGAATATCGGATGTCAAGACTTGTCGAGTGATAGAGGGCACGTGACATCCTCCTATAAATTGAAGGGAAATTTCATTCGCATGTGActataaaccattggaatattccctggcaTGTTATTCTCTGTCAAGCAGTTACGATTCTCTGATCTTATTGTCGTGTAACACCTCCTATTCCGACCTTTTGGTCCGACCAGGAATGAATAGGGCAACTCAGGCTGGTCTAAATCTTGAGGGGTCGGAAGCTGTGGTGAGATCGTCCAGGTGTCGACCGGGGATTGACTGACCGGGGTTTAGCTCACTGAGAGGACCAGGCCTGGATATAACCGAGCCACGATAACCCAACCAGTCATATCTAGGTCAGAGATGACCCCGACTGCTTCCCATGTCTTAGACCCAAGTGTTTCAGCTATGGGATCTCAAACTATGAGAATCCGACCGGGAATCAGGTTGTTGATGTAATCCCATGGTCCTACTTCTCCATTTCTTAACGGTCGaatgtcacgtccccttgacttttgactgtcacgatTTTATCGGATCATATTATTATGCATCGTATCAATGACTAATTTCGAATTCTTATTTATATCTAATTGATAGACACTACTtgtaataacaataaata from Zingiber officinale cultivar Zhangliang chromosome 5B, Zo_v1.1, whole genome shotgun sequence encodes the following:
- the LOC121983927 gene encoding uncharacterized protein LOC121983927 isoform X1 gives rise to the protein MEADHNLNFHNGRVFPPSLSNQNVVSFQPVAIGLVSEGMYNSGEISTMAGMILPGNPGTQSHTASVMPLPGNLSGNIILDPMPPAKHPATVTTHWSLEELYVLRQGLTEYSTEPINIMKYIKIAAKLPEKTVRDVAMKCQLMVEYSLKHNEESGKRRRLENYHVEKKEKIVYTSSLSTVHSLQPESVATFSLRVHDVPSNNQLCQATPINFETQSLLMENFNLLSQIGSNLELSKVQDNINLFYCTRENITNILTSMSVAPGIMSQMPSLPVLIDDNLFQSILPLANQVHLPANTSLKEEPRYW
- the LOC121983927 gene encoding uncharacterized protein LOC121983927 isoform X2, coding for MEADHNLNFHNGRVFPPSLSNQNVVSFQPVAIGLVSEGMYNSGEISTMAGMILPGNPGTQSHTASVMPLPGNLSGNIILDPMPPAKHPATVTTHWSLEELYVLRQGLTEYSTEPINIMKYIKIAAKLPEKTVRDVAMKCQLMNEESGKRRRLENYHVEKKEKIVYTSSLSTVHSLQPESVATFSLRVHDVPSNNQLCQATPINFETQSLLMENFNLLSQIGSNLELSKVQDNINLFYCTRENITNILTSMSVAPGIMSQMPSLPVLIDDNLFQSILPLANQVHLPANTSLKEEPRYW